The Eriocheir sinensis breed Jianghai 21 chromosome 4, ASM2467909v1, whole genome shotgun sequence genome has a segment encoding these proteins:
- the LOC126980759 gene encoding aspartic and glutamic acid-rich protein-like isoform X4, whose amino-acid sequence MKEGSGTHTMVEAATHEEYEDTNELEDYTDEHYEEWKAYLEKVFSVEDEDDIDELEDSNEDNYKEWEAYLEKVFSVEDEDDDADEATPVLRETSDEGKEGADEVTSELREASDEGKEGANEVTSELREASDEGNEAAREATSEVERVAQNGTVAADQEVPCQDESSAPVTVSATSATVPNAYRSLAVPHRFISRLAGPEDRHLEDLRRSYGVGITRIKRTLHVKGHRDSVLQCHNFIRAKIAEWRRCEAAEAH is encoded by the exons ATGAAGGAAGGTTCTGGCACACACACAATGGTTGAGGCTGCAACTcatgaagaatatgaagatacTAACGAATTGGAGGACTATACTGATGAACACTACGAAGAATGGAAAGCTTATCTCGAAAAGGTATTCTCCGTTGAGGATGAAGATGACATCGACGAACTGGAAGACAGCAATGAAGACAACTACAAAGAATGGGAGGCTTACCTCGAAAAGGTATTCTCcgttgaggatgaagatgatgatgcagACGAGGCAACCCCCGTATTGCGGGAAACCTccgatgaaggaaaagaaggagcagacgag gtgacctccgagttgagGGAAGCCtctgatgaaggaaaagaaggagcaaacgaggtgacctccgagttgagGGAAGCCtctgatgaaggaaatgaagcagcACGCGAAGCGACGTCCGAGGTGGAAAGAGTCGCTCAAAACGGCACAGTGGCCGCAGACCAGGAAGTTCCTTGTCAAGACGAGTCCTCTGCACCAGTGACAGTCTCTGCCACCTCCGCCACTGTCCCTAACGCTTACCGCAGCCTGGCTGTGCCTCACAGATTCATCAGTCGCCTTGCAGGCCCCGAGGACCGCCACCTCGAGGATCTGCGGCGGAGCTATGGGGTAGGAATCACGCGGATTAAGCGAACCCTTCATGTTAAGGGCCACAGAGACTCAGTTCTGCAGTGCCACAACTTCATTCGTGCCAAAATAGCTGAGTGGCGGAGGTGCGAGGCCGCTGAGGCTCATTAA
- the LOC126980759 gene encoding aspartic and glutamic acid-rich protein-like isoform X3 → MKEGSGTHTMVEAATHEEYEDTNELEDYTDEHYEEWKAYLEKVFSVEDEDDIDELEDSNEDNYKEWEAYLEKVFSVEDEDDDADEATPVLRETSDEGKEGADEVTSELREASGEGKEGADEVTSELREASGEGKEGADEVTSELREASDEGNEAAREATSEVERVAQNGTVAADQEVPCQDESSAPVTVSATSATVPNAYRSLAVPHRFISRLAGPEDRHLEDLRRSYGVGITRIKRTLHVKGHRDSVLQCHNFIRAKIAEWRRCEAAEAH, encoded by the exons ATGAAGGAAGGTTCTGGCACACACACAATGGTTGAGGCTGCAACTcatgaagaatatgaagatacTAACGAATTGGAGGACTATACTGATGAACACTACGAAGAATGGAAAGCTTATCTCGAAAAGGTATTCTCCGTTGAGGATGAAGATGACATCGACGAACTGGAAGACAGCAATGAAGACAACTACAAAGAATGGGAGGCTTACCTCGAAAAGGTATTCTCcgttgaggatgaagatgatgatgcagACGAGGCAACCCCCGTATTGCGGGAAACCTccgatgaaggaaaagaaggagcagacgaggtgacctccgagttgagggaagcctctggtgaaggaaaagaaggagcagacgaggtgacctccgagttgagggaagcctctggtgaaggaaaagaaggagcagacgag gtgacctccgagttgagGGAAGCCtctgatgaaggaaatgaagcagcACGCGAAGCGACGTCCGAGGTGGAAAGAGTCGCTCAAAACGGCACAGTGGCCGCAGACCAGGAAGTTCCTTGTCAAGACGAGTCCTCTGCACCAGTGACAGTCTCTGCCACCTCCGCCACTGTCCCTAACGCTTACCGCAGCCTGGCTGTGCCTCACAGATTCATCAGTCGCCTTGCAGGCCCCGAGGACCGCCACCTCGAGGATCTGCGGCGGAGCTATGGGGTAGGAATCACGCGGATTAAGCGAACCCTTCATGTTAAGGGCCACAGAGACTCAGTTCTGCAGTGCCACAACTTCATTCGTGCCAAAATAGCTGAGTGGCGGAGGTGCGAGGCCGCTGAGGCTCATTAA
- the LOC126980759 gene encoding aspartic and glutamic acid-rich protein-like isoform X2, producing MKEGSGTHTMVEAATHEEYEDTNELEDYTDEHYEEWKAYLEKVFSVEDEDDIDELEDSNEDNYKEWEAYLEKVFSVEDEDDDADEATPVLRETSDEGKEGADEVTSELREASDEGKEGADEVTSELREASDEGKEGANEVTSELREASDEGNEAAREATSEVERVAQNGTVAADQEVPCQDESSAPVTVSATSATVPNAYRSLAVPHRFISRLAGPEDRHLEDLRRSYGVGITRIKRTLHVKGHRDSVLQCHNFIRAKIAEWRRCEAAEAH from the exons ATGAAGGAAGGTTCTGGCACACACACAATGGTTGAGGCTGCAACTcatgaagaatatgaagatacTAACGAATTGGAGGACTATACTGATGAACACTACGAAGAATGGAAAGCTTATCTCGAAAAGGTATTCTCCGTTGAGGATGAAGATGACATCGACGAACTGGAAGACAGCAATGAAGACAACTACAAAGAATGGGAGGCTTACCTCGAAAAGGTATTCTCcgttgaggatgaagatgatgatgcagACGAGGCAACCCCCGTATTGCGGGAAACCTccgatgaaggaaaagaaggagcagacgag gtgacctccgagttgagGGAAGCCtctgatgaaggaaaagaaggagcagacgaggtgacctccgagttgagGGAAGCCtctgatgaaggaaaagaaggagcaaacgaggtgacctccgagttgagGGAAGCCtctgatgaaggaaatgaagcagcACGCGAAGCGACGTCCGAGGTGGAAAGAGTCGCTCAAAACGGCACAGTGGCCGCAGACCAGGAAGTTCCTTGTCAAGACGAGTCCTCTGCACCAGTGACAGTCTCTGCCACCTCCGCCACTGTCCCTAACGCTTACCGCAGCCTGGCTGTGCCTCACAGATTCATCAGTCGCCTTGCAGGCCCCGAGGACCGCCACCTCGAGGATCTGCGGCGGAGCTATGGGGTAGGAATCACGCGGATTAAGCGAACCCTTCATGTTAAGGGCCACAGAGACTCAGTTCTGCAGTGCCACAACTTCATTCGTGCCAAAATAGCTGAGTGGCGGAGGTGCGAGGCCGCTGAGGCTCATTAA
- the LOC126980759 gene encoding aspartic and glutamic acid-rich protein-like isoform X1, with protein sequence MKEGSGTHTMVEAATHEEYEDTNELEDYTDEHYEEWKAYLEKVFSVEDEDDIDELEDSNEDNYKEWEAYLEKVFSVEDEDDDADEATPVLRETSDEGKEGADEVTSELREASDEGKEGADEVTSELREASDEGKEGADEVTSELREASDEGKEGANEVTSELREASDEGNEAAREATSEVERVAQNGTVAADQEVPCQDESSAPVTVSATSATVPNAYRSLAVPHRFISRLAGPEDRHLEDLRRSYGVGITRIKRTLHVKGHRDSVLQCHNFIRAKIAEWRRCEAAEAH encoded by the exons ATGAAGGAAGGTTCTGGCACACACACAATGGTTGAGGCTGCAACTcatgaagaatatgaagatacTAACGAATTGGAGGACTATACTGATGAACACTACGAAGAATGGAAAGCTTATCTCGAAAAGGTATTCTCCGTTGAGGATGAAGATGACATCGACGAACTGGAAGACAGCAATGAAGACAACTACAAAGAATGGGAGGCTTACCTCGAAAAGGTATTCTCcgttgaggatgaagatgatgatgcagACGAGGCAACCCCCGTATTGCGGGAAACCTccgatgaaggaaaagaaggagcagacgag gtgacctccgagttgagGGAAGCCtctgatgaaggaaaagaaggagcagacgaggtgacctccgagttgagGGAAGCCtctgatgaaggaaaagaaggagcagacgaggtgacctccgagttgagGGAAGCCtctgatgaaggaaaagaaggagcaaacgaggtgacctccgagttgagGGAAGCCtctgatgaaggaaatgaagcagcACGCGAAGCGACGTCCGAGGTGGAAAGAGTCGCTCAAAACGGCACAGTGGCCGCAGACCAGGAAGTTCCTTGTCAAGACGAGTCCTCTGCACCAGTGACAGTCTCTGCCACCTCCGCCACTGTCCCTAACGCTTACCGCAGCCTGGCTGTGCCTCACAGATTCATCAGTCGCCTTGCAGGCCCCGAGGACCGCCACCTCGAGGATCTGCGGCGGAGCTATGGGGTAGGAATCACGCGGATTAAGCGAACCCTTCATGTTAAGGGCCACAGAGACTCAGTTCTGCAGTGCCACAACTTCATTCGTGCCAAAATAGCTGAGTGGCGGAGGTGCGAGGCCGCTGAGGCTCATTAA
- the LOC126980759 gene encoding aspartic and glutamic acid-rich protein-like isoform X5, translated as MKEGSGTHTMVEAATHEEYEDTNELEDYTDEHYEEWKAYLEKVFSVEDEDDIDELEDSNEDNYKEWEAYLEKVFSVEDEDDDADEATPVLRETSDEGKEGADEVTSELREASGEGKEGADEVTSELREASDEGNEAAREATSEVERVAQNGTVAADQEVPCQDESSAPVTVSATSATVPNAYRSLAVPHRFISRLAGPEDRHLEDLRRSYGVGITRIKRTLHVKGHRDSVLQCHNFIRAKIAEWRRCEAAEAH; from the exons ATGAAGGAAGGTTCTGGCACACACACAATGGTTGAGGCTGCAACTcatgaagaatatgaagatacTAACGAATTGGAGGACTATACTGATGAACACTACGAAGAATGGAAAGCTTATCTCGAAAAGGTATTCTCCGTTGAGGATGAAGATGACATCGACGAACTGGAAGACAGCAATGAAGACAACTACAAAGAATGGGAGGCTTACCTCGAAAAGGTATTCTCcgttgaggatgaagatgatgatgcagACGAGGCAACCCCCGTATTGCGGGAAACCTccgatgaaggaaaagaaggagcagacgaggtgacctccgagttgagggaagcctctggtgaaggaaaagaaggagcagacgag gtgacctccgagttgagGGAAGCCtctgatgaaggaaatgaagcagcACGCGAAGCGACGTCCGAGGTGGAAAGAGTCGCTCAAAACGGCACAGTGGCCGCAGACCAGGAAGTTCCTTGTCAAGACGAGTCCTCTGCACCAGTGACAGTCTCTGCCACCTCCGCCACTGTCCCTAACGCTTACCGCAGCCTGGCTGTGCCTCACAGATTCATCAGTCGCCTTGCAGGCCCCGAGGACCGCCACCTCGAGGATCTGCGGCGGAGCTATGGGGTAGGAATCACGCGGATTAAGCGAACCCTTCATGTTAAGGGCCACAGAGACTCAGTTCTGCAGTGCCACAACTTCATTCGTGCCAAAATAGCTGAGTGGCGGAGGTGCGAGGCCGCTGAGGCTCATTAA
- the LOC126980759 gene encoding aspartic and glutamic acid-rich protein-like isoform X6 codes for MKEGSGTHTMVEAATHEEYEDTNELEDYTDEHYEEWKAYLEKVFSVEDEDDIDELEDSNEDNYKEWEAYLEKVFSVEDEDDDADEATPVLRETSDEGKEGADEVTSELREASDEGNEAAREATSEVERVAQNGTVAADQEVPCQDESSAPVTVSATSATVPNAYRSLAVPHRFISRLAGPEDRHLEDLRRSYGVGITRIKRTLHVKGHRDSVLQCHNFIRAKIAEWRRCEAAEAH; via the exons ATGAAGGAAGGTTCTGGCACACACACAATGGTTGAGGCTGCAACTcatgaagaatatgaagatacTAACGAATTGGAGGACTATACTGATGAACACTACGAAGAATGGAAAGCTTATCTCGAAAAGGTATTCTCCGTTGAGGATGAAGATGACATCGACGAACTGGAAGACAGCAATGAAGACAACTACAAAGAATGGGAGGCTTACCTCGAAAAGGTATTCTCcgttgaggatgaagatgatgatgcagACGAGGCAACCCCCGTATTGCGGGAAACCTccgatgaaggaaaagaaggagcagacgag gtgacctccgagttgagGGAAGCCtctgatgaaggaaatgaagcagcACGCGAAGCGACGTCCGAGGTGGAAAGAGTCGCTCAAAACGGCACAGTGGCCGCAGACCAGGAAGTTCCTTGTCAAGACGAGTCCTCTGCACCAGTGACAGTCTCTGCCACCTCCGCCACTGTCCCTAACGCTTACCGCAGCCTGGCTGTGCCTCACAGATTCATCAGTCGCCTTGCAGGCCCCGAGGACCGCCACCTCGAGGATCTGCGGCGGAGCTATGGGGTAGGAATCACGCGGATTAAGCGAACCCTTCATGTTAAGGGCCACAGAGACTCAGTTCTGCAGTGCCACAACTTCATTCGTGCCAAAATAGCTGAGTGGCGGAGGTGCGAGGCCGCTGAGGCTCATTAA